In one Streptomyces venezuelae genomic region, the following are encoded:
- a CDS encoding aldehyde dehydrogenase family protein: protein MKAHDGMYIDGAWRAAVGADTITVLNPADEQPVGRVPAGTAEDVDAAVRAARAALPGWAATPPAERAALIGALRDRLVARKDEVAETVTAELGAPLPFSQAVHAGVPILVSGSYAELAAAHPFEERVGNSTVYLEPVGVVGAITPWNYPLHQIVNKVAPALAAGCTVVLKPAEDTPLTAQLFAEAVDEAGVPAGVFNLVTGLGPVAGQALAEHEGVDLVSFTGSTAVGKQIGATAGAAVKRVALELGGKSANVILPSADLAKAVNVGVANVMSNSGQTCSAWTRMLVHTDRYDEAVELAAAAAAKYGDRIGPVVNAKQQARVRGYIEKGVEEGARIVAGGPEAPEGKDKGYFVRPTVFADVTPGMTIAQEEIFGPVVSIIRYEDEDDALRIANGTVYGLAGAVWAADDAEAVAFARRMDTGQVDINGGSFNPLAPFGGYKQSGVGRELGAHGLTEYLQTKSLQF, encoded by the coding sequence ATGAAGGCCCATGACGGGATGTACATCGACGGCGCCTGGCGGGCGGCCGTCGGCGCCGACACCATCACGGTCCTGAACCCGGCCGACGAGCAGCCCGTCGGCCGGGTCCCGGCCGGCACCGCGGAGGACGTCGACGCCGCGGTCCGGGCCGCCCGCGCCGCCCTGCCCGGCTGGGCCGCCACCCCGCCCGCCGAGCGCGCCGCCCTGATCGGCGCGCTCCGCGACCGTCTCGTCGCCCGCAAGGACGAGGTCGCCGAGACCGTCACCGCCGAGCTGGGCGCGCCGCTGCCCTTCTCGCAGGCCGTGCACGCGGGCGTACCGATCCTGGTCTCCGGTTCGTACGCCGAACTCGCCGCGGCGCACCCCTTCGAGGAGAGGGTCGGCAACTCCACCGTCTATCTGGAGCCGGTCGGCGTGGTCGGCGCGATCACCCCGTGGAACTATCCGCTCCACCAGATCGTGAACAAGGTGGCCCCCGCGCTCGCCGCGGGCTGCACCGTCGTCCTCAAGCCCGCCGAGGACACGCCCCTCACCGCCCAGCTCTTCGCCGAGGCGGTGGACGAAGCGGGCGTGCCCGCGGGCGTGTTCAACCTCGTCACCGGCCTCGGCCCGGTCGCGGGGCAGGCCCTCGCCGAGCACGAGGGCGTCGACCTCGTCTCGTTCACCGGGTCGACGGCGGTCGGCAAGCAGATCGGCGCCACCGCGGGCGCGGCCGTCAAGCGCGTGGCCCTGGAGCTCGGCGGCAAGTCCGCCAACGTCATCCTGCCGAGCGCCGACCTCGCCAAGGCCGTCAACGTGGGCGTCGCCAACGTCATGTCCAACTCCGGCCAGACGTGCAGCGCGTGGACCCGCATGCTGGTGCACACCGACCGGTACGACGAGGCGGTGGAGCTCGCCGCGGCCGCGGCCGCCAAGTACGGCGACCGCATCGGCCCCGTCGTCAACGCCAAGCAGCAGGCGCGCGTGCGCGGTTACATCGAGAAGGGTGTCGAGGAGGGTGCCCGGATCGTCGCGGGCGGCCCCGAAGCGCCCGAGGGCAAGGACAAGGGCTACTTCGTCCGGCCGACCGTCTTCGCCGACGTCACGCCCGGGATGACCATCGCCCAAGAGGAGATCTTCGGGCCGGTGGTCTCGATCATCCGGTACGAGGACGAGGACGACGCCCTGCGCATCGCCAACGGCACCGTGTACGGGCTCGCGGGCGCGGTCTGGGCGGCCGACGACGCGGAGGCCGTGGCGTTCGCCCGCCGCATGGACACCGGCCAGGTCGACATCAACGGCGGCAGCTTCAACCCGCTCGCGCCCTTCGGTGGGTACAAGCAGTCGGGCGTCGGCCGCGAACTGGGCGCGCACGGCCTGACCGAGTACCTCCAGACGAAGTCCCTGCAGTTCTGA